A stretch of the Teredinibacter haidensis genome encodes the following:
- the cysQ gene encoding 3'(2'),5'-bisphosphate nucleotidase CysQ, producing MLDQNLLSQVIEICQAAGEAILEVYHSDECMGVESKADDSPVTRADIAAHEILLPALAALLPNVPVLSEESELPDYAQRQVWNRYWLIDPLDGTKEFIHKNDEFTVNVALIENHQAVLGVVYVPVSNVVYSGITGVGAWKTEAGATQAIESRSMANRIAPQQAIEVVASRHHGASEIDPLMHRIRAAVGEVQTKSMGSSLKLCLVAEGKADLYPRLALTSEWDTAAAQAIVEAAGGCVLDDKLQPLRYNTKDDILNPYFYVIGDTQFNWKALLLTA from the coding sequence ATGCTTGACCAGAATTTACTAAGCCAAGTGATCGAGATCTGCCAGGCAGCAGGGGAAGCCATCCTCGAGGTCTATCACTCGGACGAATGTATGGGCGTGGAGTCCAAAGCCGATGATTCCCCGGTAACGCGAGCAGATATAGCCGCTCACGAAATTTTGCTTCCCGCCCTGGCTGCGCTATTGCCGAATGTACCGGTGCTATCGGAAGAGTCGGAATTGCCAGACTATGCGCAGCGACAGGTATGGAACCGCTATTGGTTGATTGACCCTTTGGATGGAACCAAAGAGTTTATCCATAAAAACGACGAGTTCACGGTTAATGTCGCTCTGATCGAAAACCACCAGGCAGTTTTGGGTGTGGTCTATGTACCCGTCTCGAATGTGGTCTACAGCGGTATTACTGGTGTCGGAGCCTGGAAAACAGAAGCCGGCGCTACCCAAGCGATTGAAAGCCGCAGTATGGCGAATCGTATTGCACCGCAACAAGCTATTGAAGTGGTGGCGAGCAGACATCACGGAGCTAGTGAAATCGACCCGTTGATGCATCGTATTCGGGCCGCTGTGGGAGAGGTGCAAACGAAAAGTATGGGCAGTTCGCTCAAGCTTTGTTTGGTGGCAGAGGGCAAGGCCGATTTATATCCGCGTTTAGCGCTTACCAGCGAATGGGATACGGCGGCTGCTCAGGCTATCGTTGAAGCTGCTGGGGGATGTGTACTGGACGACAAACTGCAACCGCTGCGCTACAACACTAAGGACGATATTCTCAACCCGTACTTCTATGTCATAGGTGACACACAGTTCAACTGGAAGGCATTACTTCTAACGGCTTAG
- a CDS encoding diguanylate cyclase: MTISSALIVENSKTFQAILADIFSSAAIETDFATDANMALNQLSAPAAAYSIVIVSSASLGDDIERFAKAIRTIKTYTHIPLLLLTTDKDYSDRRLYAAGYTQIFSRTNVVEIKSYIDHFLLRDISPEQGNNKVAIIEDDLPQQLVLKAILEEGYCECRCFKSAEDILTSCESYSPDVIVVDFFLEGKMTGMEFIGIVRNAAHPWHRLPIIAVTALDDAARKYELLRAGANDYLVKPMEPVDVTVRVENLAKYKRLMDMVELQREEMQYLAMHDQLTGLYNRHYLAEQVGVRLREAVRHDIPYSIIVLDIDYFKKINDNLGHDKGDEVLVALGRMLNENFRSEDTVARLGGEEFIVFMGHCDLDYAMQKAEQLRRCLAESKVAGLDITASFGVAQLSKTNDNFDRLFKAADEAVYRAKNGGRNRVEPASL, from the coding sequence TTGACCATTTCCAGCGCTCTTATTGTTGAAAATTCAAAAACCTTTCAGGCTATTCTGGCCGATATTTTTTCGAGTGCAGCGATAGAAACTGATTTCGCTACGGATGCCAATATGGCACTGAATCAGTTATCCGCCCCAGCGGCGGCTTACTCTATTGTTATTGTCTCCTCGGCCTCATTGGGTGATGATATTGAGCGTTTTGCCAAAGCTATTCGTACTATTAAGACATATACGCACATTCCACTGCTTCTTTTGACGACAGATAAAGACTATTCCGATCGAAGATTGTATGCGGCGGGTTACACCCAAATATTTTCTCGTACCAACGTAGTTGAAATTAAAAGCTATATTGATCATTTTTTACTGCGTGACATTTCTCCTGAGCAAGGCAATAACAAAGTTGCTATTATCGAAGACGATCTCCCTCAGCAACTCGTTCTAAAAGCGATCCTGGAAGAAGGGTATTGTGAGTGTCGGTGTTTTAAATCAGCGGAAGACATCCTCACAAGCTGTGAGAGTTATTCACCTGATGTTATTGTGGTAGATTTTTTTCTTGAAGGGAAAATGACGGGTATGGAATTTATCGGCATCGTTCGAAATGCCGCACACCCCTGGCATAGATTACCTATCATCGCGGTCACGGCTTTAGATGATGCCGCGAGAAAATACGAATTACTGCGCGCTGGAGCAAACGACTATCTGGTTAAACCTATGGAGCCTGTTGATGTAACGGTGCGGGTGGAAAATTTAGCCAAATATAAACGCTTGATGGATATGGTGGAGTTGCAGCGCGAAGAAATGCAATACCTTGCCATGCATGATCAGCTGACGGGTTTGTACAACAGACACTATCTTGCAGAGCAGGTGGGAGTGCGTCTTCGGGAGGCTGTACGGCACGATATACCCTATTCCATTATCGTGCTGGATATAGATTACTTCAAAAAAATTAACGATAACCTTGGACACGATAAAGGTGACGAGGTTTTAGTTGCTCTTGGCCGCATGCTAAACGAAAATTTCCGTAGTGAAGATACCGTTGCGCGCTTGGGCGGCGAAGAATTTATTGTATTTATGGGCCACTGTGATCTTGATTATGCCATGCAAAAAGCAGAGCAACTCCGCCGTTGTTTAGCTGAGTCAAAAGTGGCTGGCCTGGATATTACTGCGAGCTTTGGTGTTGCACAGCTGTCGAAAACAAATGATAATTTTGACAGACTGTTTAAGGCCGCAGACGAAGCGGTTTACCGCGCTAAAAATGGTGGTAGAAACCGTGTTGAACCCGCGTCTTTATAG
- a CDS encoding MGMT family protein: protein MNEQTARIEKIQQTVQRIPIGKVASYGQIAELSGLPGRARLVGKSLGRGPSTQALPWQRVLRSNGQIAFEETSESARKQRQFLEQEGVEVKNNRVNMKKFQWQPTLDEFFALGISAL, encoded by the coding sequence ATGAACGAACAAACCGCAAGGATCGAAAAAATTCAGCAGACCGTACAACGAATACCCATAGGAAAAGTGGCCAGCTACGGACAGATTGCCGAACTATCCGGCCTGCCGGGTCGCGCGCGTTTGGTAGGCAAGAGTCTGGGACGAGGGCCGTCGACGCAGGCCTTACCCTGGCAGCGAGTACTGCGTTCGAATGGGCAAATTGCGTTTGAAGAAACATCAGAATCTGCTCGTAAGCAAAGGCAGTTTTTAGAGCAGGAAGGTGTCGAGGTAAAAAATAACCGGGTGAATATGAAAAAGTTTCAGTGGCAACCTACACTGGATGAATTTTTCGCTCTGGGTATAAGCGCCCTATAA